One genomic region from Leishmania panamensis strain MHOM/PA/94/PSC-1 chromosome 10 sequence encodes:
- the GP63-3 gene encoding GP63, leishmanolysin (TriTrypDB/GeneDB-style sysID: LpmP.10.0430~partially sequenced multicopy gene) has product MAVGAAAVWAQAAGHHCIHDRLQTRVLQSVAQQRRPPGSVSALGLPYVSTDPISSAHTVDWALADSTSPSVAHSADWGTLRILTSLEDLNDPDCYCFYVGQLVNNHQGAMDICDAEDILTEEKRNTLVNYLLPLALQLHVERLKVRQVQVTWKVTGMTGSICGEFKVPEAHVTIGVSNADFVLYVASVPSDPGVLAAAVICQTFSDSRPAVGVINIPAANIRSAYDQIMVRTVAHEVAHALGFDLTLFDELELIHEVSDLRGKDYEVPVLNSPTVMAKAREQYGCPTLEYLELEDTGGGSAAGSHLKGRNAQDELMAPVSAAGYYTALTMAVFEDLGFYKADFAKAEMMPWANLATCDFLTKKCMENNITQWPWMFCNTTESSYRCPTHRLKIGRCSIVVYDDPLPTYLRYFTEPSVGGRLPFMDLCPIIVGYGTAACNQDPSTASPTVKKFSLFSDSSRCFDGVFTPKHSTGPPGPYNGLCANVKCDR; this is encoded by the coding sequence ATGGCcgtcggtgccgccgccgtgtggGCGCAGGCCGCCGGCCATCACTGCATCCACGACAGGCTGCAGACCcgcgtgctgcagtcggtggcgcagcagcgcaggcctCCCGGCAGCGTCTCGGCCCTCGGTCTGCCCTACGTGTCCACCGAccccatcagcagcgctcaCACCGTCGACTGGGCGCTGGCCGACAGCACGTCGCCGAGTGTCGCGCACTCCGCGGACTGGGGCACGCTGCGCATCCTTACCTCATTGGAAGATCTCAACGACCCCGACTGCTACTGCTTTTACGTCGGGCAGCTTGTGAACAACCATCAGGGTGCCATGGACATCTGCGATGCCGAAGACATCCTcacggaggagaagcgcaacACCCTCGTCAACTACCTCTTAccactggcgctgcagctgcatgtGGAGCGGCTGAAGGTGAGGCAGGTGCAGGTCACCTGGAAGGTGACCGGCATGACGGGCTCAATCTGCGGCGAGTTCAAGGTGCCGGAGGCACACGTCACGATAGGCGTCAGCAACGCCGACTTCGTGCTGTACGTCGCCTCGGTGCCGAGCGATCCGGGTGTgctggcggctgctgtgATCTGTCAGACATTCTCCGACAGCCGACCTGCCGTGGGTGTCATCAACATCCCGGCGGCGAACATTCGGTCAGCCTACGACCAGATTATGGTGCGCACCGTAgcgcacgaggtggcgcacgCCCTCGGCTTCGACCTCACCCTTTTCGATGAACTGGAACTCATTCATGAAGTGAGCGACTTGCGCGGGAAGGACTACGAAGTTCCTGTGCTCAACAGCCCCACAGTGATGGCCAAGGCGCGCGAGCAGTACGGCTGCCCCACCTTGGAGTATCTGGAGCTGGAGGATACGGGTGGTGGATCTGCTGCCGGCTCGCATCTGAAGGGACGCAACGCGCAGGACGAGCTCATGGCGCCTGTCTCGGCTGCAGGGTACTACACCGCCCTGACCATGGCCGTCTTCGAGGACCTCGGCTTCTACAAGGCGGACTTCGCCAAGGCCGAGATGATGCCGTGGGCCAATCTCGCCACCTGCGACTTCCTCACCAAGAAGTGCATGGAGAACAACATCACGCAGTGGCCGTGGATGTTCTGCAACACCACGGAGAGTTCGTATCGGTgccccacccaccgcctTAAAATCGGGAGATGCAGCATAGTCGTGTATGACGACCCGCTGCCGACGTACTTACGGTACTTCACTGAACCGTCTGTCGGTGGGCGCCTACCATTCATGGACTTGTGCCCGATTATCGTGGGCtacggcactgctgcttgcAATCAGGACCCATCGACGGCATCGCCTACTGTAAAGAAGTTCAGTCTCTTCTCCGACTCGTCGCGCTGCTTTGATGGCGTCTTCACACCGAAGCACAGCACTGGTCCTCCTGGGCCGTACAATGGCTTGTGCGCCAACGTGAAGTGCGACAGAG
- the GP63-4 gene encoding GP63, leishmanolysin (TriTrypDB/GeneDB-style sysID: LpmP.10.0440) — protein sequence MPLDRSSTHRRRSVAARLMRLAAAGLVMAVGAAAVWAQAAGHHCIHDRLQTRVLQSVAQQRRPPGSVSALGLPYVSTGPISSAHTVDWALDDSTSPSVAHSADWDTMRIYVSYADLTDPDYYCSYVGQLIDNHDGAIDICEAEDILTDAKRDILVNVLLRQALQLHVERLKVRRVQGSWKVTGMEGDVCGEFKVPEAHVTVGFSNTDFVLYVASVPSEGNILAWSAFCQVFTDGRPAVGVINIPAANIRSAYDQIMVRTVAHEVAHALGFNRIFFDSAGMVAAAIGIRGKDYYAPVINSSTVVAKAREQYGCTPLSFLELEDTGSPASLGSHLKGRNAKDELMAPAVTAGYYTALTLAVFEDFGFYQADFAKAEVMPWANLATCDFLTKKCMEKNITQWPGMFCNSTDVLLSCSTDRLTLGTCKFTQRKRPLPLYFQYFTEPSLGGFSSFMDFCPFVDTYPNGACNQDPSMASPTVKEFNLFSDAARCFDGVYRPMHGIVHGNHYNGLCAKVKCDRAHHMYSVRVYGSSDYVACTPGERVELATTSAAFVEGSYIVCASYVEVCQANIKGVIDFEGDAADTAAV from the coding sequence ATGCCCctcgaccgcagcagcacgcaccggcgccgcagcgtcgccgcacgcCTGATGCGGCTCGCCGCAGCGGGCCTCGTCATGGCcgtcggtgccgccgccgtgtggGCGCAGGCCGCCGGCCATCACTGCATCCACGACAGGCTGCAGACCcgcgtgctgcagtcggtggcgcagcagcgcaggcctCCCGGCAGCGTCTCGGCCCTCGGTCTGCCCTACGTGTCCACCGGccccatcagcagcgctcaCACCGTCGACTGGGCACTGGACGACAGCACGTCGCCGAGTGTCGCGCACTCCGCGGACTGGGATACTATGCGCATCTACGTCTCTTACGCAGACCTCACGGACCCCGACTACTACTGCTCCTATGTCGGGCAGCTTATTGACAACCATGACGGTGCCATCGACATCTGCGAAGCCGAAGACATCCTCACGGACGCGAAGCGCGACATCCTCGTCAACGTCCTTTTACgacaggcgctgcagctgcacgtggAGCGGCTGAAGGTGAGGCGGGTGCAGGGCAGCTGGAAGGTGACTGGCATGGAGGGCGACGTGTGCGGCGAGTTCAAGGTACCGGAGGCACACGTCACGGTAGGCTTCAGCAACACCGACTTCGTGCTGTACGTCGCCTCGGTGCCGAGCGAGGGGAATATCCTTGCGTGGTCCGCGTTCTGCCAGGTGTTCACTGACGGCCGACCTGCCGTGGGTGTCATCAACATCCCGGCGGCGAACATTCGGTCAGCCTACGACCAGATTATGGTGCGCACCGTAgcgcacgaggtggcgcacgCCCTCGGCTTCAACCGCATTTTTTTCGACAGCGCCGGCATGGTGGCGGCCGCCATTGGAATTCGTGGCAAAGACTATTATGCTCCTGTgatcaacagcagcacggtGGTGGCCAAGGCGCGCGAGCAGTACGGCTGCACCCCCTTGAGCTTTCTGGAGCTGGAGGATACGGGTAGCCCTGCCTCTCTTGGCTCGCATCTTAAGGGACGCAACGCCAAGGACGAGCTCATGGCGCCTGCCGTAACTGCAGGGTACTACACCGCCCTGACCTTGGCCGTCTTCGAGGACTTCGGCTTCTACCAGGCGGACTTCGCCAAGGCCGAGGTGATGCCGTGGGCCAATCTCGCCACCTGCGACTTCCTCACCAAGAAGTGCATGGAGAAGAACATCACGCAGTGGCCCGGGATGTTCTGCAACTCCACCGACGTTCTTCTGAGCTGTTCCACTGACCGACTGACCCTCGGAACGTGCAAATTTACCCAACGGAAaaggccgctgccgctgtacTTCCAGTATTTCACTGAACCGTCTCTCGGCGGATTCTCATCGTTCATGGACTTCTGCCCGTTCGTGGATACCTACCCCAACGGTGCTTGCAATCAGGACCCATCGATGGCATCGCCTACTGTAAAGGAGTTCAACCTCTTCTCCGAcgcggcgcgctgcttcgaTGGCGTATACAGACCGATGCACGGCATCGTTCACGGCAACCACTACAACGGCTTGTGCGCCAAAGTGAAGTGCGACAGAGCCCACCACATGTACAGCGTCCGGGTGTACGGCAGCAGTGACTACGTCGCATGCACGCCGGGCGAGAGGGTGGAGCTGGCCAcgaccagcgccgccttcgtGGAAGGCAGCTACATTGTCTGCGCGTCGTACGTGGAGGTGTGCCAGGCCAACATCAAGGGAGTCATAGACTTCGAGGGAGACGCTGCCGACACAGCGGCGGTGTGA
- the MPK3 gene encoding mitogen-activated protein kinase 3, putative (TriTrypDB/GeneDB-style sysID: LpmP.10.0450), with product MHKSNQELSVPKIVGDFKVYSVSGSPFEVPAKYTLLKILGMGAYGIACSCLDGDTGEKVSIKKCRDVFRDVEDGKRVLREIDMMRFFHHENLLNVVNILPPLKREYNGFEDVYVVTPLMDVDMNVVLRSRQVLEESHMQYFVYQILRGLKYLHSANVAHRDLKPANLVTNISCELKIIDFGLSRSVDVPYSELTDYVITRWYRPPELLLENTNYSTAVDIWSVGCIFAEMYNRKPVFPGRNTMDQLRMIAQHIGKPPASIVEHREALEKLSELPDGSLNIPKLVPGLAGSAEGMDFLAKMWTLDPNKRPTAADMLAHPYLAHLHDEEDEPVCPAPFLWSHESTPMGVPELRRAFWDDIVDYNPSLPPAMPPVTAVGEGNSKNGSAHYH from the coding sequence ATGCACAAGAGCAACCAGGAGCTGAGCGTGCCCAAGATAGTGGGAGACTTCAAGGTATACAGCGTGAGCGGCTCCCCATTCGAGGTTCCGGCCAAGTATACGCTGCTCAAGATCCTCGGGATGGGCGCCTACGGTAtcgcgtgcagctgcttggATGGCGACACAGGCGAGAAGGTATCCATCAAGAAGTGTCGCGACGTCTTCCGCGATGTCGAGGATGGCAAGCGAGTGCTACGTGAGATCGACATGATGCGCTTCTTCCACCACGAAAACCTGCTCAACGTGGTGAACATTTTGCCACCGCTAAAGCGCGAATACAACGGCTTCGAAGACGTGTACGTGGTCACCCCGCTCATGGATGTAGACATGAATGTGGTACTGCGCTCGCGCCAGGTACTCGAGGAATCCCACATGCAGTATTTTGTCTACCAGATTCTGCGCGGCCTCAAGTACCTGCACAGCGCGAACGTCGCGCACCGCGACTTGAAGCCCGCCAATCTCGTTACAAACATTTCTTGTGAGCTAAAGATCATCGACTTTGGTCTGAGTCGGAGCGTCGACGTGCCGTACTCAGAACTCACCGATTACGTCATCACGCGTTGGTATCGCCCGCCGGAGCTGTTGCTGGAGAACACAAACTACTCCACCGCTGTGGACATCTGGTCTGTTGGGTGCATCTTTGCGGAGATGTACAACCGCAAGCCGGTCTTCCCAGGCCGCAACACGATGGACCAGTTACGCATGATCGCACAGCACATTGGCAAGCCTCCGGCCAGCATCGTCGAGCACCGCGAGGCACTAGAAAAGCTGAGTGAGCTGCCGGACGGGTCGCTTAACATTCCAAAACTTGTTCCCGGTCTGGCCGGTAGCGCGGAGGGCATGGACTTCCTCGCCAAGATGTGGACACTAGACCCGAACAAGCGCCCGACCGCGGCGGACATGCTCGCCCACCCGTACCTGGCCCACCTGCATGACGAAGAAGATGAGCCCGTTTGCCCCGCCCCATTCCTCTGGTCACACGAGAGCACTCCGATGGGCGTCCCAGAGCTTCGTCGAGCCTTCTGGGACGACATTGTTGACTACAACCCGTCTCTTCCGCCGGCCATGCCGCCGGTGACGGCGGTTGGTGAAGGCAACTCAAAGAACGGCAGCGCCCACTATCACTAA